TTTCTGGTTGTACATAGGGTTATCTCCGATGGAAGCTATGGCATCACCTTCCGGGGTAGTTTCACCTCTGAATATAATCGTGGCGTCTTTCCTGGGATCACCGGTTTCAAAGACGTCGGCCAATGCTTTGGTTGGAACGTTGAAACCCCATCCGCCCCCATTTACTCCCCGCACACCCTGAACCTGAGAATATTGTGAGTTAGAAGCAGCTGCATTGGAGGGAACCAACTCGTTCTGAATCTCAAAAACAGACTCGGATGAATTTTCGTTGGCAATACGGAACAGCTGCTCGAAATTATTAAAAAGAGAATATTGCCCCAGGGCGATTACCTGATTGGTAAGATCCAGTACCTGCTGCCATTTGGCCTGGTACATCGATACCTTTGCATGCAGCGACATGGCAGCCCCTTTTGTTGCCCGTCCGATGTCACTTGAACCATAACTTTGCGGTAGTACAGCTGCCGCTTCCGTCAGATCTTTTTCGATAGCAGCATATACCTCGGCTTTAGGAGAACGAGGTAAATTATATTCCGATGCATCAGCAGGTAATTTAAGCCGGAGGGGAACATCTCCGAAAGCTCTTACCAGCCTGAAATAGGAATAGGCGCGGACGAATTTTGCCTCAGCCAGATATCTCGCCTTCAGCGTTTCGTCCATACTGATGCCCGGAATATTGTCCAGTACCTGGTTGGCATAATTGATGTTCTGATATTGCCCTTCCCAGAAACTGCCCAGCTGTCCGTCTCCGGACCCAACCGAAAAGTTATCATAATCATTGAAAAAAGTTGCGTCAGACGCTGTACTTCCTTTTTCAGCGTCGTCTGACCCTATGCTTTCAACGGCAATTGCTGCGAAAGCCGTGTTATTCCAGGCCCTTAGATTAGCATACATGGCGTTTACAGCTTTGGTTGCGTCGCCTTCATTTTGCCAGAAAACTACGCCCGCCTGTTTGC
This portion of the Dyadobacter sp. CECT 9275 genome encodes:
- a CDS encoding RagB/SusD family nutrient uptake outer membrane protein, which codes for MLLSKIIGNMKNIALKHNIKQAGLYLGLTFLLLFPSACEQSFLDTDPQGKQAGVVFWQNEGDATKAVNAMYANLRAWNNTAFAAIAVESIGSDDAEKGSTASDATFFNDYDNFSVGSGDGQLGSFWEGQYQNINYANQVLDNIPGISMDETLKARYLAEAKFVRAYSYFRLVRAFGDVPLRLKLPADASEYNLPRSPKAEVYAAIEKDLTEAAAVLPQSYGSSDIGRATKGAAMSLHAKVSMYQAKWQQVLDLTNQVIALGQYSLFNNFEQLFRIANENSSESVFEIQNELVPSNAAASNSQYSQVQGVRGVNGGGWGFNVPTKALADVFETGDPRKDATIIFRGETTPEGDAIASIGDNPMYNQKSYVPFSLFVSGFNEGAQQNIRVIRYADVLLMNAEAANELGNSTLALSSLEMVRARARGASKTILPKVTTTDKAALRTAIWNERHYELAMEFDRYFDVIRQGRGTEVFGPKGWKANKNEVWPVPQTEIDLSAGVLVQNPGY